Below is a genomic region from Ailuropoda melanoleuca isolate Jingjing chromosome 8, ASM200744v2, whole genome shotgun sequence.
taaatttattttttttaaagattttatttgagaaagagagtgaacgagagagagagagagagagagagagcacgcaagcgcatgagtggggaaggagcagagggagagggagaagcagactccccactgagcagggagcccgatgcagggcttgatcttgggactccaggatcatgccctgagccgaaagcagatgcttaacccactgagccacccagtagcccctaaaaataaatttagacgTGTTGTCAGCTCTCAGGGAGCTTCAACGTAGTAGAGGAGGTGAGACATGGATTATAACTCTATCCCTCTAGGTAGGTGTGAAGCTTCTCCCCAAATACATGAATGGAGGATGGGGCTCCACAGAATGGAGAGGGGGCTCCACAGAAAGGAAAAACCAAGGTGCTCTTAGAGGATAAATAGTTGCTCCATAGACAGAACATCTGATGTTCACCACACTTTTCTAGCTCTCCGCGTTGGTCCAGTCCAGTTTTTGCTTATCCTGGTTAAAATGGGTGTGTTCTTTGTAATGTAAAGAAACTGGACCAATCCGGATGAGTAGAAGTTTAACTGGCAGAAAATGAGACATACAAACTATTCAGTTAAGGGGACTACAATAGGCAGAGGCACAGCGGCAGAAAAGAACAGCAACCACCTGGCGTGTTATGAATAAGAAGAAGGGGGCTGGCAGTGTAGCGTGGACAGCTATggagagttttggttttttttaaaggattttatttatttgtcagagagagagagagcacaagcaggcgggaggccgaggcagaggcagagggagaagcaggcttcccaaggagcaaggagcccaatgtggtactcagtcccaggaccctgggatcatgacctgagccgaaggcagacgcttaatggactgagccactcaggcatcccagatTATGGAGAGTCTTAAAAGTCGGTTTATGGCATCTGcagttaagaaaaatttttttgtttttaactattttaattcaattaatcaacatatagCGTATTATTGATTTCTGAGGTACACATCtgtgattcgtcagtcttatataatacccagtgctcactccatcaagtgccctccttaatgcccatcacccagttaccccatccccccaccgagCCCCCCTtgagcaaccctcagtttcctataAGAAGGGTTTGTGGAACAGACTATGGGGAACACCGAAGTAGTTAACTATGTGATCAGAGATATGCTTTAGGCGCATCAGTCTGGAGGCCGTATACATCTAGGAtgaagcagagagacagaggcaaagaaaACAGGTTAAATCTCCAGGTAAATAAAATCCAGGTAATGAAAGTGATTACAGAAACACATTGTGAAGGTAAAATGAGCAGGACTTTGCATTTGAATGATCATAAGTAAGAAGGACAAGAAATAGGTGGTATGAAGTCTTAGGTATTCAGACATACATTTGGTTGATAGGAAAACGAGAGTACTTTTCATGGAAATTGGTAGACTAAGCTGTACCTTAGCGAGATCTGGATACATTCACTGAAGGAATGAAAGATAACCAATTTTGCTCGCTAGGCAGCTGAGCCTCTGACCATCAGAAGTTAACTTACTCATCCTTCCTGTAGgactttcctccctcctttcctttccttccaagtTACCCCTCTTTAGAGGTAAGGCTTATCATGAAATCCAGATACTGAGGGAAAGTCTCTGTGGCCTCTTTTTTCTATATCCCTAATGGGCATTCTTTTTAAGATCATTAGTGCTGATGAATAGAGGAAGTAAATATCCTAATAGAACTCCACTTCAACACATGCTAGTCAGTTACTACGAGATGATAAATATgagacaataaaaaacaaacaggagtttacaattaaaaaaaataacattaagtatTGATTTTTTGGGCTGTTTTTTGTATTACTCTCAGAAAAATGCATCTATTTGAGAATGTCAACATGCTATCCTTAACCACTgatgttaaataaaaatccattttgtaCACTAACATTTTTAATGACATGGACTGCTCTTGGGGAAACGTTGTCCCTACTTCAAGTTAATTTCATTGACAGAGCTTTACTTGGTTCTGGTTCCATGAGATGGTCTTTGTGACTCTAGGAACACACTGTAACTTGGACACTAGCGCAGATGCTAAGAGTAAGGAGAATTTAGATATTCATTGGCTCAGATTTTAAATGATGCAGCATTTATGTGAACAAGGGTCTCCTCCTGTCAAACAAAGCACAATAAACcacactattttctttttccctctggcaCATGTATGCTACTATTCAATCAAAGCCCTGCTCCTGATGATCTCACACCTAAACCAACAGAAAGTCACTCCCTTTGGGTCTTCCTTTTCTCATGTGCACTTTTATGccagacttttctttcttcatttacaaaTCTCAGCCTTTCCCTGAAGctaagaaatatgttttaaaggcATATTTAATGCTGTAACGTCTCTGAGGGTTAGATGGCCTAGAACAGCCTCTAGTTATGCCCGTTGCCTCAGCACAGTTGTTAGCACCCTCTTCCACTCTCAGGTGTTCTGGTTTGTACAGTAAATATGGTCATCCTGTGTATTAtacctcattttcctcttctcatcCTGTTCTCCACTTTCAATTTtaacaagtttatttttaaaaaaatttttttaaatctttgacaccagcaccatttctttctctctttttttttctaagattttatttatttttcagagagagagagagtacaagcagggggagcagcaggcagagcaggcagagggagaagcaggctccccgctgagcaaggagccggatgtgggactcgatcccaagacacggggatcatgacctgagccgaacaagtttattttttaaagtacagaattATCGGTTAAATGGGGGAAGATCTACGAAGACATATAATCCTATTTCATACTTGATAGTATTCAGCCTCTCTGAACTTTTTACTTAACTTATCTTACCTTGTGAGGTGTTATTTTTCACTATTAGGCATCTCTCAGTTTTATGAAAACACTTCTTACCTTCagccttaatttatttattattcccaGTCTAAAACTCGTAACACATAGGTTTGGGATTCCTTTCTCAACTACAGGTTTTGTAATGTCCAGTCTAAGGCATCCATCGTATATCAAGAATTAACCTTTTAGATAAGTAGAAGAGTAGTAGATAGACGCTATCCTTGGGAGAATTGACAAAATAGTTGCTCAAATAACTTTTTGTTTGGCATGGTTCAAATGAGGAGACTGGGTTGCAAGGCTGCAAGGCTCTATCATTGACTAGCTGTATCGCCTTGGAAACTTTACTTCATCTCTTTGTGCCTTCGTTTCTGAGCAGTAAAATGAAATATGATATCTCCTTTATGGGccattgtgagaattaaatgacataTATAAAGCCCCACCAAAGCAGAGATATTATTGATCTTGTTCACTTTATTCTAAAAGCCtaatacggggcgcctgggtggcacagcggttaaagtgtctgccttcagctcagggcgtgatcccggcgttatgggatcgagccccacatcaggctcctccactatgagcctgcttcttcctctcccactccctctgcttgtgttccctctcgctcgctatctctatctctgtcaaataaataaaatctttaaaaaaaataaataaaagcctaatACAGGTCACATCAGGCACAGtataagttctcaataaatatctgaataaataatgaataaaagccTCTACAACATTGCCTTACACAtagcactcaaaaaaaaaatagctgttatTATCCTTTCAACCATTTTTTCTATGACCTCATTCCAGATCTCTCACCATATTAATCACTCTCTTATGGAAGCTCTCTGATTTGCCAACATTCTTCTTCAAATGTGGTTCTAACAATTCCGTACTGTGTGGTGTGTGATAATTTTGCTTTATCTGGTCATAATTATACACAAGAGTCCACTGAGAAACACCTCGTCTACCTGCTTACATAGAGTTGGCACTTAAAGAACCCACTAACTTTCTCCCAATACCGCCCTTTAAACCTTAGGAAATATACGGTTAAGAGAATAAAAGTATCAGAAAATAAAGAGTGATCAGCCAGGTAAGAGAAGAACCAGGATAGTACAGTAGTATGGAAAGCCATTGCAACCTAGGGTATTGTTATCACTGCACCTAAAAAACAGTCCAGTGTGGTGATTACCTATTGACTTCTTAGCCTCCCTATCTAGAATACATTCCTTGACTGTAGTTTATCCACAGTGCTCACCACTGGGAAGATCTTCAAATACTGTTGAATGGTTGaatgagtaaaaataaacaagaacgTCTGAGGAAGCTGCTATAGTGAATTGATGAACAGCTTCCTAACAGGAGACTGTGAGCCTAAGTTACCCAGCATTGTTATTTCGGGACAACAGACTTAGATTAAGGAAACCGGGACTGAAcactaataataaaatgacaaacgGAAATGTAAAAACTCATTTGGAGACTTtggcaaaaaaagaaactggtttAATAATACGAAAAAGCAGCAAAGTTtaggtttgcttttgtttttagtgtgACTGAGACTGGAGTTTGTAGACATTCCTGAAGAAAAAGTGGAGGGAGATGGAAAAGGGTTGCCTTGGGCCCTGTGGAAGAATATGCCAGGGGAGTAAAAGGCAGCATTTCATTTTCACCAACAAAAGTAAACGTAACGGCAATAGTCTGGGGTAGAGAGTTAAGCAAGCTTCAATCGCAAGTCTCAAAAGTAGGAGAATCTGCCAGGGTGGGACGGAAGATTTGTGGAAAGCAGAATTTGGGTTCATTGTCGGGATGGCGTGCACAAAGGGTGAAAAATGATTGCTGGCCTCTGGGGAGGGTGGCTCAGCTTTGTAACTAAGAAGAAAATCTCTTCTACCTCCTTCCNGGGGTTCATTGTTGGGATGGCGTGCACAAAGGGTGAACAAATGATTGCTGGCCTCTGGGGAGGGTGGCTCAGCTTTGTAACTAAGAAGAAAATCTCTTCTACCTCCTTCCTGATCTAATTATTCTGGCTGCCTCAAACCATCGGAATGCAGCAGTAAGTACGTTTCCTCCCTACTAAGCCATATTAACAGGACTCCTACATGTTTTTatactaaaatgaaaattcatcCCTCTGAAAATAAGACTGCCGAGGCCACCAAGGAAGGATTTTAGAGAGGCCTTGTTAATGAGCGaatagaggggcagagggaggtatTAAGCCGACAGCCGGGCTGCGATAACACTTCCAATGGCAACCAGCCGCTCTTGCAGCAAGTTCCTCAGGAGATCCAGTTTAACCCCGGGGGTCGGATACGGTGAGAATCTGGTCTGGCGGCTCCGGTTCCGTCCATCAGGTTCCCTTCCCTTTATAAAGCGGGTACGAACGTTTGGCCGCACGGCCTGCCGA
It encodes:
- the C8H11orf71 gene encoding uncharacterized protein C11orf71 homolog; the protein is MALNNMSLSAGDQRTRVAYRASHGDLSPSAALALAMVSGDSFLVARPEAVLPGPTPRQAVRPNVRTRFIKGREPDGRNRSRQTRFSPYPTPGVKLDLLRNLLQERLVAIGSVIAARLSA